Proteins from one Chloroflexota bacterium genomic window:
- a CDS encoding ATP phosphoribosyltransferase has translation MSELKIALAKGRLLEPSLKIFESLGYDTREVRASRKLVIANHGAKFLNAKPMDVPIYVEYGAADIGIVGQDALRESGVNVYEPLELGYGQCRLMVAGKPEYRDAEWRMIAGLRVATKYPRIAKKFFSARGLSVEIIEVYGSVELAPAVGLADLIVDVVDTGNTLRANGLIELEEIFKSQAALIVNRASHTLRASEIRGLIEKIEKQN, from the coding sequence ATGTCGGAATTGAAAATTGCATTGGCAAAAGGTCGCTTGCTAGAACCGTCGCTGAAAATTTTTGAATCGCTCGGTTACGATACACGCGAGGTGCGCGCATCGCGCAAGCTCGTCATCGCCAATCACGGCGCAAAATTCTTGAACGCGAAACCGATGGACGTGCCGATCTATGTCGAGTACGGCGCGGCGGATATTGGCATCGTCGGGCAGGATGCGTTGCGCGAGAGCGGTGTCAATGTGTACGAGCCGCTCGAACTGGGTTATGGTCAGTGTCGGCTGATGGTCGCGGGCAAGCCGGAATATCGCGATGCCGAGTGGCGCATGATCGCCGGTTTGCGCGTCGCGACAAAATATCCGCGCATCGCTAAAAAGTTTTTCTCCGCGCGCGGCTTGTCGGTTGAGATCATCGAGGTGTACGGCTCGGTCGAACTCGCGCCCGCCGTCGGTCTCGCGGATTTGATCGTGGACGTAGTGGACACGGGCAACACGCTTCGCGCGAACGGGTTGATCGAACTCGAAGAGATTTTCAAATCGCAAGCGGCGCTCATCGTCAATCGCGCCTCGCACACGTTGCGGGCAAGCGAGATTCGTGGGCTAATCGAAAAAATTGAAAAGCAAAATTAG
- the hisZ gene encoding ATP phosphoribosyltransferase regulatory subunit, giving the protein MISQSLDKRLPHGVADLFFNDAARKRAAERTLADTFMHWGYSEIIPPMFEYYESLAAEAGPQLREEMYRFFDRDGHTLALRADFTIPTARVVGTKLFDRAMPLRFFYVGSVFRYEEPQAGMRREFTQAGIELIGAATADADAEAIALAMTALRVLGLDDFRFTIGNAAYLHGLLRDVPLADEDDVALREAIRRKSVPDLTRLLDALNLDATHKNALAQLPTLWGGADVLDRALRNAINYESRAAVEHLQVVVERLARFGLDDHITLDLAENRGMAYYTGILFEGFVQGLGFSVASGGRYDNLIAHFGPSVPAVGFALGVERVLMAKRARASIAPDVLAQEYSSRVESARVSGQVIEVDVLNRADDALREYARVRGAREIWWRDGRKENLDAA; this is encoded by the coding sequence ATGATTTCTCAATCTCTCGACAAACGATTGCCTCACGGCGTCGCCGATTTGTTTTTCAACGACGCGGCGCGCAAACGCGCGGCGGAACGCACGCTCGCGGACACGTTCATGCATTGGGGTTATTCTGAAATTATTCCGCCGATGTTCGAATATTATGAATCGCTCGCGGCGGAAGCGGGACCGCAATTGCGCGAAGAGATGTATCGCTTTTTCGACCGCGATGGGCACACGCTCGCGCTGCGCGCCGATTTCACGATCCCAACCGCGCGCGTGGTCGGCACGAAATTGTTCGACCGCGCGATGCCGCTGCGATTCTTTTACGTCGGCTCGGTGTTTCGATATGAGGAACCGCAAGCGGGAATGCGCCGCGAGTTCACGCAAGCCGGCATCGAGTTGATCGGCGCAGCGACGGCGGATGCGGATGCGGAAGCGATTGCGCTCGCGATGACCGCGCTGCGCGTCCTGGGTCTCGACGATTTTCGTTTCACGATTGGCAACGCGGCGTACTTGCACGGTTTGCTGCGCGATGTGCCGCTGGCGGACGAAGACGACGTCGCGTTGCGCGAGGCGATTCGCCGCAAGAGCGTGCCCGACCTGACGCGCTTGCTCGATGCGCTCAATCTCGATGCGACGCACAAGAACGCGCTCGCACAACTGCCGACGTTGTGGGGCGGCGCGGATGTGCTCGATCGCGCGTTACGCAACGCGATCAATTACGAATCGCGCGCGGCGGTCGAACACTTGCAAGTGGTGGTCGAACGTTTGGCGCGATTCGGTTTGGACGATCACATCACGCTTGACCTTGCCGAGAATCGTGGGATGGCGTACTACACCGGCATCTTGTTCGAGGGCTTTGTCCAGGGATTGGGTTTTTCGGTCGCGAGCGGTGGACGGTACGATAATCTCATTGCGCATTTTGGTCCGAGCGTTCCCGCCGTTGGGTTCGCGCTGGGCGTCGAGCGTGTGTTGATGGCGAAACGCGCGCGGGCAAGCATCGCGCCCGATGTGCTGGCGCAAGAGTACTCATCGCGCGTCGAGTCGGCGCGGGTGAGCGGGCAGGTGATCGAAGTGGATGTGTTGAATCGCGCGGACGACGCGTTGCGCGAGTACGCGCGCGTGCGCGGCGCACGCGAAATCTGGTGGCGCGATGGGCGTAAAGAGAATTTGGACGCGGCGTGA